A portion of the Meriones unguiculatus strain TT.TT164.6M chromosome 14, Bangor_MerUng_6.1, whole genome shotgun sequence genome contains these proteins:
- the LOC110565287 gene encoding olfactory receptor 2D3-like yields the protein MGEDNRSSVTEFIFLGLSQDPQTQLLLFFLFLLIYLLTVLGNLLIIVLIHTDPRLHTPMYFFLRNLSFADLCFSTTTVPQVLIHFLVKRKTISFVGCSTQIVVLLLVGCTECALLAVMSYDRYVAVCKPLHYSTVMTHWVCVQLAAGSWASGAFVSLVDATFTLRLPYRGNNVINHFFCEPPALLKLASADTYSTEMAIFAMGVVILLAPVSLILISYWNIVSTVIQMQSGEGRLKVFSTCGSHIIVVVLFYGSAIFAYMRPNSKIMNEKDKMISVFYSAVTPMLNPIIYSLRNKDVKGALRRITAK from the coding sequence ATGGGTGAGGACAACAGAAGCTCTGTGACAGAATTCATCTTCCTGGGCCTCTCCCAGGACCCACAGACCCagctcctgctcttcttcctctttctcctcatctACCTGCTCACTGTGCTGGGAAACCTGCTGATCATTGTGCTCATCCACACAGACCCCAGACTCCACACTCCCATGTACTTTTTCCTCAGAAACCTGTCCTTTGCTGACCTCTGCTTTTCTACCACCACGGTCCCCCAGGTGCTCATCCACTTCCTGGTGAAGAGGAAGACCATTTCTTTTGTGGGCTGCTCCACACAGATCGTGGTGTTACTTCTGGTGGGGTGCACAGAGTGTGCACTCCTGGCAGTGATGTCCTATGACCGATACGTGGCTGTCTGCAAGCCTCTGCACTACTCCACCGTCATGACACACTGGGTATGTGTCCAGCTGGCTGCCGGATCCTGGGCCAGTGGTGCATTTGTGTCCCTGGTAGATGCCACGTTCACATTGCGTCTTCCTTACAGAGGAAACAATGTCATTAACCACTTTTTCTGTGAACCTCCTGCCCTCCTGAAGCTGGCTTCAGCAGACACTTACAGCACAGAAATGGCCATCTTTGCGATGGGTGTGGTAATCCTCCTAGCCCCAGTctccctcatcctcatctcctacTGGAACATTGTCTCCACGGTGATCCAGATGCAGTCTGGGGAGGGTAGGCTCAAGGTCTTCTCCACCTGCGGCTCCCACATCattgttgttgttctcttttaTGGCTCAGCAATATTTGCCTACATGAGGCCAAACTCCAAGATAATGAATGAAAAAGATAAGATGATTTCAGTGTTCTACTCAGCAGTGACCCCCATGCTGAACCCCATTATTTACAGTCTGAGAAACAAGGATGTCAAAGGCGCTCTCAGGAGAATAACTGCAAAATAG
- the LOC110565289 gene encoding olfactory receptor 2D3-like yields MGEDNRSSVTEFIFLGLSQDPQTQLLLFFLFLLIYLLTVLGNLLIIVLIHTDPRLHTPMYFFLRNLSFADLCFSTTTVPQVLIHFLVKRKTISFVGCSTQIVVLLLVGCTECALLAVMSYDRYVAVCKPLHYSTVMTHWVCVQLAAGSWASGAFVSLVDATFTLRLPYRGNNVINHFFCEPPALLKLASADTYSTEMAIFAMGVVILLAPVSLILISYWNIVSTVIQMQSGEGRLKVFSTCGSHIIVVVLFYGSGIFAYMRPNSKIMNEKDKMISVFYSAVTPMLNPIIYSLRNKDVKGALRRITAK; encoded by the coding sequence ATGGGTGAGGACAACAGAAGCTCTGTGACAGAATTCATCTTCCTGGGCCTCTCCCAGGACCCACAGACCCAactcctgctcttcttcctctttctcctcatctACCTGCTCACTGTGCTGGGAAACCTGCTGATCATTGTGCTCATCCACACAGACCCCAGACTCCACACTCCCATGTACTTTTTCCTCAGAAACCTGTCCTTTGCTGACCTCTGCTTTTCTACCACCACGGTCCCCCAGGTGCTCATCCACTTCCTGGTGAAGAGGAAGACCATTTCTTTTGTGGGCTGCTCCACACAGATCGTGGTGTTACTTCTGGTGGGGTGCACAGAGTGTGCACTCCTGGCAGTGATGTCCTATGACCGATACGTGGCTGTCTGCAAGCCTCTGCACTACTCCACTGTCATGACACACTGGGTATGTGTCCAGCTGGCTGCCGGATCCTGGGCCAGTGGTGCATTTGTGTCCCTGGTAGATGCCACGTTCACATTGCGTCTTCCTTACAGAGGAAACAATGTCATTAACCACTTTTTCTGTGAACCTCCTGCCCTCCTGAAGCTGGCTTCAGCAGACACTTACAGCACAGAAATGGCCATCTTTGCGATGGGTGTGGTAATCCTCCTAGCCCCAGTctccctcatcctcatctcctacTGGAACATTGTCTCCACGGTGATCCAGATGCAGTCTGGGGAGGGTAGGCTCAAGGTCTTCTCCACCTGCGGCTCCCACATCattgttgttgttctcttttaTGGCTCAGGAATATTTGCCTACATGAGGCCAAACTCCAAGATAATGAATGAAAAGGATAAAATGATTTCAGTGTTCTACTCAGCAGTGACCCCCATGCTGAACCCCATCATTTACAGTCTGAGAAACAAGGATGTCAAAGGCGCTCTCAGGAGAATAACTGCAAAATAA
- the LOC110565288 gene encoding olfactory receptor 2D3-like, which produces MGEDNRSSVTEFIFLGLSQDPQTQLLLFFLFLLIYLLTVLGNLLIIVLIHTDPRLHTPMYFFLRNLSFADLCFSTTTVPQVLIHFLVKRKTISFVGCSTQIVVLLLVGCTECALLAVMSYDRYVAVCKPLHYSTVMTHWVCVQLAAGSWASGAFVSLVDATFTLRLPYRGNNVINHFFCEPPALLKLASADTYSTEMAIFAMGVVILLAPVSLILISYWNIVSTVIQMQSGEGRLKVFSTCGSHIIVVGLFYGSAIFAYMRPNSKIMNEKDKMISVFYSAVTPMLNPIIYSLRNKDVKGALRRITSR; this is translated from the coding sequence ATGGGTGAGGACAACAGAAGCTCTGTGACAGAATTCATCTTCCTGGGCCTCTCCCAGGACCCACAGACCCAactcctgctcttcttcctctttctcctcatctACCTGCTCACTGTGCTGGGAAACCTGCTGATCATTGTGCTCATCCACACAGACCCCAGACTCCACACTCCCATGTACTTTTTCCTCAGAAACCTGTCCTTTGCTGACCTCTGCTTTTCTACCACCACGGTCCCCCAGGTGCTCATCCACTTCCTGGTGAAGAGGAAGACCATTTCTTTTGTGGGCTGCTCCACACAGATCGTGGTGTTACTTCTGGTGGGGTGCACAGAGTGTGCACTCCTGGCAGTGATGTCCTATGACCGATACGTGGCTGTCTGCAAGCCTCTGCACTACTCCACCGTCATGACACACTGGGTATGTGTCCAGCTGGCTGCCGGATCCTGGGCCAGTGGTGCATTTGTGTCCCTGGTAGATGCCACGTTCACATTGCGTCTTCCTTACAGAGGAAACAATGTCATTAACCACTTTTTCTGTGAACCTCCTGCCCTCCTGAAGCTGGCTTCAGCAGACACTTACAGCACAGAAATGGCCATCTTTGCGATGGGTGTGGTAATCCTCCTAGCCCCAGTctccctcatcctcatctcctacTGGAACATTGTCTCCACGGTGATCCAGATGCAGTCTGGGGAGGGTAGGCTCAAGGTCTTCTCCACCTGCGGCTCCCACATCATTGTTGTTGGGCTTTTCTATGGCTCAGCAATATTTGCCTACATGAGGCCAAACTCCAAGATAATGAATGAAAAGGATAAGATGATTTCAGTGTTCTACTCAGCAGTGACCCCCATGCTGAACCCCATCATTTACAGTCTGAGAAACAAGGATGTCAAAGGGGCTCTCAGGAGAATAACTTCCAGATAG